From the Marinobacter sp. es.048 genome, the window TTTTTGTTTTTTCCTGTCGTCGGGGTTAGCCCCGATCAAGTTTTAAAGTAGTCCATTCAGGCAACATTAGGCAAACCGCTCTATCCTGATACCCGACAAACAACAATCATCAGTACGCAGGTTTCTGATCTTCAGACCTGGCGGATCGGGAGTGCGATTCACCATGACAGACACACTGATAACCACCGCATTTGATACCGAAACAGGTGTGGCCAGGTTGACCTTCAATCGTCCTGAGGCCCTCAACGCCATCAATGTACCTCTGGCACAGGCTTTTCTCGCAGCGGTTCAGGAAATCCGTAGTCTTTCCGGCGTTCGTTGCATCGTTCTGACAGGTGCAGGGCGGGCTTTCATGGCCGGTGGTGACGTGTCCAGCATGGCTGGAACGTCTGAGCAGGCAGGAGCAGCCATTAGCGCAATATTAGATGCCGTCAATCCTGCTATCCTGCTCCTACGCAGCATGGATGCCCCGGTGATCGCCGCGGTCAGGGGAGTGGCCGCTGGCGCGGGACTCAGCCTCACACTGATGGCCGACCTGGTGATCGCCGAGGAAGACGCGAAATTTCTGGTGGCCTATAACGGTATTGGCGCGGTTCCGGATTGCGGCGGCAGCTGGTTTCTGGCTCACAAGCTGGGCGCTGGCAGAGCGGCAGAACTTATGCTGCTGGGGCGAACTCTCAGTGCCACTGAAGCCAAAGACTGGGGAATCATCACAGAGTTCGCCCCGGCGAGCGATTATGACAGTCTGTTGAGCAAGATGATCAAGAAAGTCGCTAATGGCCCGACACGGGCTTTTGGCGCGTTCCGCCAGCTCACTGACCGCGCTAACGGCGATCAGTTGGCTGCCCACCTTGAAGCCGAGCGGTCGGCTTTTCTGGACATGACTCGAACCACGGATTTCGCAGAGGGTGTATCGGCATTTCTGGCCAAGCGAAGCGCGCAATTTCAGGGGCGGTAAACTAAGTGGGAGAACCGGTTCCTAGCCGCTGTTGGC encodes:
- a CDS encoding enoyl-CoA hydratase-related protein, whose protein sequence is MTDTLITTAFDTETGVARLTFNRPEALNAINVPLAQAFLAAVQEIRSLSGVRCIVLTGAGRAFMAGGDVSSMAGTSEQAGAAISAILDAVNPAILLLRSMDAPVIAAVRGVAAGAGLSLTLMADLVIAEEDAKFLVAYNGIGAVPDCGGSWFLAHKLGAGRAAELMLLGRTLSATEAKDWGIITEFAPASDYDSLLSKMIKKVANGPTRAFGAFRQLTDRANGDQLAAHLEAERSAFLDMTRTTDFAEGVSAFLAKRSAQFQGR